In the genome of Tannockella kyphosi, one region contains:
- a CDS encoding glycosyltransferase has product MKLKKRHFSKNYLNKSKYLKHIENTVIDDHMIVLESQKGANLHGNIFYILKELLCNEEYADYKIYVSVTKNNADKFRILLNQYNLSTNLLIMGTAQYYKIISQTKYIILDTSHEAFFIKKEGQVILNVWHGTPLKTLGKKDYSGMHTLGNVQKSFFIADFLLYPSEYMMKHMIEDYMLNNIAEGVCLLGGYPRNEAFLNDVNPEIVETLQLSGKEVIGYMPTWRGSVGKVDRSIQIIHISHYLLELDKSLTENQVLLVNLHPFIGDALNFEMFKNIIPFPKEYETYDVLNVCDQLITDYSSVFFDFAITKRKILLFAYDESEYLTDRGLYIQLDELPFPVLKTVPELIDAINEPKGYDESEFLKTFASYENKEASSTLLERIILGKKMKVELPIPNNGKQNVLIYSGGLAKNGITTALFNLLNEIDVNKYNYYLTFAAKAVVKHKDILLNLPKGVCYIPTVEKMNAGVCDKFLIVLTKKIKFNVDYDRKILDRIYQYEIKRTFGNIKFSNVVQYSGYEMKKQMLFGRFMCNKIIYVHNNMVSEINVRGAQKPNMLRYAYNSYDKIALVTEDMREPTLEFCNNESKFFVANNIIDYNKIIEMSTKQFSYDEDTISTLEIEELEKILKSESRVFINIGRFSPEKGHFRLIDAFEKVYSEEENKPYLIILGGHGVLYNETLEYAVGKNCKDNIIIIKSMSNPFPLLKKCDYFVLSSLHEGFGLVLAEADILGLPVMSTDILGPKLFMEKHGGLLVEESLEGIVLGMKKMMLGEIKPLGVDYELMNKTSVKQFEDMLL; this is encoded by the coding sequence ATGAAATTGAAAAAGAGACATTTTTCTAAAAACTATCTGAATAAATCTAAATATCTAAAACACATTGAAAATACTGTGATAGATGATCATATGATTGTTTTGGAATCACAAAAGGGTGCAAATTTACACGGGAATATATTTTATATTTTAAAAGAACTATTATGTAATGAGGAGTACGCAGATTATAAAATTTATGTAAGTGTGACTAAAAATAACGCAGACAAGTTTCGAATTTTATTAAATCAGTATAATCTTTCTACGAATTTATTGATTATGGGCACTGCACAGTACTATAAAATTATTTCTCAAACAAAATATATTATTCTTGATACAAGTCATGAGGCTTTTTTTATAAAAAAAGAAGGGCAAGTAATTCTTAATGTATGGCATGGAACACCTTTGAAAACTTTAGGAAAAAAAGATTATTCTGGAATGCATACTCTCGGAAATGTACAAAAAAGTTTTTTTATAGCTGATTTTTTATTATACCCAAGTGAATACATGATGAAACATATGATAGAAGACTATATGTTAAATAATATTGCAGAAGGTGTGTGTTTATTAGGTGGGTATCCTCGGAATGAAGCTTTTTTAAATGATGTTAACCCTGAAATTGTTGAAACGTTACAACTTTCAGGAAAAGAAGTAATAGGATATATGCCTACGTGGCGAGGATCAGTAGGAAAAGTAGATAGAAGTATTCAGATTATACATATTAGTCATTATTTACTCGAGTTAGACAAAAGTTTAACAGAAAATCAAGTTTTATTGGTTAATTTACATCCATTTATTGGCGATGCTTTAAATTTTGAAATGTTTAAAAATATAATACCGTTCCCTAAAGAGTATGAGACATATGATGTATTAAATGTATGTGATCAATTAATTACTGACTATTCAAGTGTTTTTTTCGATTTTGCCATTACAAAAAGAAAAATCTTGCTTTTTGCCTATGATGAGTCTGAATATTTAACGGATCGCGGATTATATATCCAATTAGATGAGTTGCCTTTCCCAGTACTAAAAACAGTACCAGAATTAATAGATGCGATAAATGAACCTAAGGGATATGATGAATCTGAATTTTTAAAAACATTTGCATCATATGAAAATAAGGAGGCTTCTAGCACATTACTAGAAAGAATAATCCTTGGCAAAAAAATGAAAGTGGAATTACCTATTCCTAATAATGGAAAACAGAATGTGCTGATATATAGTGGTGGTCTTGCAAAAAACGGTATCACAACAGCACTGTTTAACTTGTTAAATGAAATAGATGTAAATAAATATAATTATTATTTAACTTTTGCTGCTAAGGCGGTAGTAAAACACAAAGATATTTTACTAAATTTACCTAAAGGGGTTTGTTATATACCGACTGTTGAAAAAATGAATGCGGGAGTTTGTGATAAATTTCTGATTGTTCTAACCAAGAAAATCAAATTTAATGTAGACTATGATAGAAAAATTCTGGATAGGATTTATCAATATGAAATAAAGAGAACTTTTGGAAATATAAAATTTAGCAATGTTGTTCAATACAGTGGTTATGAAATGAAAAAACAAATGTTGTTTGGTAGATTTATGTGCAATAAAATTATTTATGTGCATAATAATATGGTTTCCGAAATTAATGTAAGGGGTGCTCAAAAGCCGAACATGTTAAGATATGCATATAATTCGTACGATAAAATTGCGCTTGTAACAGAAGATATGAGAGAACCTACACTGGAGTTTTGCAACAATGAGAGTAAATTTTTTGTGGCAAATAATATTATTGATTACAATAAGATTATCGAAATGTCTACGAAGCAATTTTCTTATGATGAAGATACTATTTCTACTTTAGAAATAGAAGAATTAGAAAAAATTCTTAAAAGCGAAAGTAGAGTTTTTATTAATATAGGTAGATTTTCTCCAGAAAAAGGCCATTTTAGATTAATTGATGCTTTTGAAAAAGTTTATAGTGAAGAAGAAAATAAACCATATCTCATTATTTTGGGTGGTCATGGAGTACTTTATAACGAGACATTAGAATATGCTGTAGGGAAAAACTGTAAAGATAATATTATTATTATCAAATCCATGTCTAATCCTTTCCCATTGTTAAAAAAATGTGATTATTTTGTTCTTTCATCACTACATGAGGGATTTGGGTTGGTATTAGCAGAAGCAGACATATTGGGATTACCCGTCATGTCTACTGATATATTAGGACCTAAATTATTTATGGAAAAACATGGTGGTTTACTTGTAGAAGAGTCGCTAGAGGGAATTGTTTTGGGTATGAAGAAAATGATGTTAGGAGAGATAAAACCACTAGGGGTTGATTATGAGTTAATGAATAAGACTTCTGTGAAACAATTTGAAGACATGTTGTTGTAG
- a CDS encoding ABC transporter permease, with protein sequence MFKSLKYVFKENVSNIYRIYSISRYEIIGDMRDSKLGLFWNFANPFIQVLTYWFVFGYILSRGQVGDIPYIYWMLGGMVVWFFISPCITDGCNAIYSKVNVITKMKFPVSILPATVVMKKLFDHFCIMIILLITFLAGGYYPTVHWLGLIYYVFCAIVFAIALSMTTSVLNMLARDTRKLILACMRLLLYLTPILWELPSGMPTVIKYIMKANPIYYIVQGYRDCFFYHNGFLFYWKEMIVFWLVTAMLMTVGSYMMYKFKFKFIDMI encoded by the coding sequence ATGTTTAAAAGTCTAAAATACGTTTTTAAAGAGAATGTTAGTAATATATATAGAATATATTCTATTTCTAGATATGAGATTATAGGGGATATGAGAGATTCAAAACTTGGTCTTTTTTGGAATTTTGCCAACCCTTTTATTCAAGTGCTTACTTACTGGTTTGTATTCGGATATATTTTAAGTAGGGGTCAAGTAGGAGATATACCGTACATATATTGGATGCTTGGTGGTATGGTAGTATGGTTTTTTATTTCACCGTGCATTACTGATGGATGCAATGCAATATATTCTAAGGTGAATGTTATTACAAAAATGAAATTTCCAGTCAGCATTTTACCTGCTACTGTTGTTATGAAAAAATTATTTGATCATTTCTGTATTATGATAATTTTACTTATTACATTTTTAGCAGGGGGATACTATCCTACTGTTCACTGGCTTGGACTAATATATTATGTTTTTTGTGCTATTGTTTTTGCAATTGCACTCTCTATGACAACATCTGTTTTAAATATGTTGGCACGAGATACTAGAAAATTAATTTTAGCATGTATGCGTCTTTTATTGTATTTAACTCCTATTTTATGGGAACTACCTTCAGGAATGCCAACTGTTATTAAATACATAATGAAAGCAAATCCCATTTATTACATAGTTCAAGGGTATAGGGATTGTTTCTTCTATCATAATGGGTTCTTATTTTACTGGAAAGAAATGATTGTGTTTTGGCTTGTTACAGCAATGCTAATGACAGTAGGAAGCTATATGATGTACAAATTTAAATTCAAATTTATTGACATGATATAA
- the pyrE gene encoding orotate phosphoribosyltransferase, which produces MKKTIAKHLLDIQAVFLRPNDPFTWASGIKSPIYCDNRLTLSYPNVRKDVEQGLADLIKEKFPEAECLMGTATAGIAHAALIADILELPMGYVRGGAKSHGRNNQIEGKVEPGMKVVVIEDLLSTGGSSIECVEVLREAGCEVVGLVAIFTYGLTKATTNFENANCAYATLTDYETLIDVAKDLDYIKEEDMNKLKSWKQNPSDPSWMEK; this is translated from the coding sequence ATGAAAAAAACAATAGCAAAACATTTATTAGATATTCAAGCAGTATTCTTAAGACCAAATGATCCTTTTACATGGGCAAGTGGAATTAAATCACCAATCTACTGCGATAATAGATTAACATTATCTTATCCTAATGTTCGTAAAGATGTAGAACAAGGATTAGCAGATTTAATAAAAGAAAAATTCCCAGAAGCAGAATGCTTAATGGGTACAGCTACTGCTGGTATTGCTCATGCAGCTTTAATTGCTGATATCCTAGAATTACCAATGGGATATGTACGTGGTGGTGCAAAAAGCCATGGCCGTAATAACCAAATCGAAGGAAAAGTAGAACCAGGAATGAAAGTAGTAGTAATCGAAGATTTACTATCTACTGGTGGAAGTTCTATTGAATGTGTAGAAGTATTAAGAGAAGCAGGATGCGAAGTGGTAGGTTTAGTTGCTATCTTTACTTATGGTTTAACAAAAGCTACTACAAACTTTGAAAATGCAAACTGTGCATATGCAACTTTAACAGACTATGAAACACTAATTGATGTAGCAAAAGACTTAGACTATATCAAAGAAGAAGATATGAATAAATTAAAATCTTGGAAACAAAACCCAAGTGATCCTAGTTGGATGGAAAAATAG
- a CDS encoding ABC transporter ATP-binding protein, producing the protein MKQEYAIELRNVSKIYTLKAKEKKNKKGKRFYALKNINLQIPKGEVVGVLGTNGSGKSTLSVILAGISEVDQGMIAVNGEQALIAINVGLNQQLTGLENIELKGALLGLSKKRIDQITETVIEFAELGDFLYQPVKKYSSGMKSRLGFSINLALNPDIMIVDEALSVGDKTFATKCLNKMKELKKEGKTIVFISHSLPQVKEFCETAVWIEAGKLKEYGPINEVCEHYSDYVTAYNALSPKEKSKLSNDKFDSRVIAEEKKKFWRK; encoded by the coding sequence ATGAAACAAGAATATGCTATAGAGCTGAGAAATGTATCAAAAATTTACACATTAAAAGCCAAAGAAAAAAAGAATAAAAAAGGGAAGCGTTTTTATGCGCTTAAGAACATAAATCTACAGATTCCTAAAGGAGAGGTAGTTGGTGTACTTGGAACAAACGGTTCTGGTAAGTCAACATTGTCCGTGATATTAGCTGGTATATCCGAAGTAGATCAGGGGATGATTGCTGTTAATGGAGAACAAGCACTAATTGCCATAAATGTCGGTTTAAATCAACAGTTGACAGGTTTAGAAAACATTGAACTAAAAGGAGCTTTATTAGGGTTAAGCAAAAAAAGAATTGACCAAATAACTGAAACTGTTATTGAATTTGCTGAATTGGGAGATTTTTTATATCAACCGGTAAAGAAATATTCTAGTGGAATGAAATCTCGTTTGGGATTTTCCATTAACTTAGCGTTAAATCCTGATATCATGATAGTTGATGAGGCGCTTTCGGTTGGAGATAAGACATTTGCTACGAAATGTTTAAACAAAATGAAAGAACTAAAAAAAGAGGGAAAAACAATTGTTTTTATTTCTCATTCCCTACCTCAGGTAAAAGAGTTTTGTGAAACAGCAGTTTGGATAGAAGCAGGGAAATTAAAGGAATATGGTCCAATCAATGAGGTATGCGAACATTATTCGGATTATGTTACTGCATACAATGCACTCAGTCCTAAAGAAAAGAGTAAACTTAGTAACGATAAGTTTGATAGTCGAGTTATAGCTGAAGAAAAAAAGAAATTTTGGAGGAAGTAA
- a CDS encoding type II toxin-antitoxin system PemK/MazF family toxin, whose protein sequence is MQRGDIYYANLSPVVGSEQGGYRPVVIIQNNKGNKYSTTLIIAPISSAPNKHPLPTHVVIHSEYLEKKSIILLEQIRTIDKLRMCQKIGEVSKELQTKIDQAIKTSLDI, encoded by the coding sequence ATGCAAAGAGGGGATATATATTATGCGAATCTATCACCAGTGGTAGGCAGTGAACAAGGAGGATATCGTCCTGTTGTTATTATTCAAAACAATAAAGGAAATAAATATTCTACTACATTAATTATCGCACCAATATCATCTGCACCAAATAAACACCCTTTACCAACCCATGTTGTTATCCATAGCGAATACTTAGAAAAGAAATCAATCATTCTATTAGAACAAATCCGAACTATTGATAAATTACGTATGTGTCAAAAAATAGGAGAAGTATCAAAAGAACTACAAACAAAAATAGATCAAGCAATAAAAACCAGTCTTGATATTTGA
- a CDS encoding rubrerythrin family protein — protein MNTKKNLMRAYVSECQARARYEMAAKVAKKQKLYVLADMFCFTAKQEKHHAIIFYDHLKNIFKEENISIEANYPVNIQNDIAYLLNQAMEHEKEESTSIYHQFSEEARKEGYLEVAASFEMISEIEDFHYHRFKKFHDLYTKGSLFQGAPGQVWMCLHCGFIYDGPKAPEVCPACHHPQGYYIRVEQAPYYQD, from the coding sequence ATGAATACAAAGAAAAACTTAATGAGAGCTTATGTTAGTGAATGTCAGGCAAGAGCACGTTATGAAATGGCAGCAAAGGTTGCTAAAAAACAGAAGTTATATGTATTAGCAGACATGTTTTGTTTTACTGCAAAACAAGAAAAACATCATGCTATTATATTTTATGATCATCTAAAAAATATTTTTAAAGAAGAAAATATTTCAATAGAAGCTAATTATCCAGTAAATATACAAAATGATATTGCTTATTTATTAAATCAAGCAATGGAACATGAAAAAGAAGAATCTACAAGTATTTATCATCAATTTAGTGAAGAAGCTAGAAAAGAAGGATACTTAGAAGTGGCTGCATCTTTTGAAATGATTAGTGAAATTGAAGATTTTCATTATCATCGTTTTAAGAAGTTTCATGATTTATATACAAAAGGATCATTATTTCAAGGTGCTCCTGGACAAGTATGGATGTGTCTACATTGTGGATTTATTTATGATGGGCCTAAAGCTCCAGAAGTATGTCCAGCGTGTCATCATCCACAAGGATATTATATTAGAGTAGAACAAGCACCTTATTATCAAGATTAG
- a CDS encoding HAD family hydrolase yields MIKAVIFDMDGLMINSELVTMEGYQHVLEGYNKTMEEEFYKTFLGKPVSFARSQMKTLHGEDFPFEDVLKEVHLYMANSFETKGVPLKPGLIELLQYLKDENIKTIVATSSHRSRVDTILQLANLETYFNDSICGDEVERGKPFPDTFLNACKKLYVKPNEALVLEDSNAGIEAGYAAKIRTICVPDMVYPDKEHQEMTFAIVDTLKDVIDIVKKEAS; encoded by the coding sequence ATGATAAAAGCGGTTATATTTGATATGGATGGTTTAATGATTAATAGTGAATTAGTAACAATGGAAGGTTATCAACATGTTTTAGAAGGTTATAATAAAACAATGGAAGAAGAATTTTATAAGACTTTCTTAGGAAAGCCTGTTTCTTTTGCCAGAAGTCAGATGAAGACTTTACATGGAGAAGATTTTCCTTTTGAGGATGTCTTAAAAGAAGTTCATCTATATATGGCAAATAGCTTTGAAACAAAAGGAGTTCCTCTTAAACCAGGTTTAATAGAATTATTACAATACTTAAAAGATGAAAATATAAAAACTATAGTTGCTACTTCTAGCCACCGTTCTAGAGTAGATACAATCTTACAACTAGCAAACTTAGAAACATATTTTAATGACTCAATATGTGGTGATGAAGTAGAAAGAGGGAAACCTTTTCCAGACACATTCCTAAATGCCTGTAAAAAGCTTTATGTGAAGCCAAATGAAGCTTTGGTATTAGAAGATTCAAATGCAGGTATTGAAGCAGGATATGCTGCTAAAATTAGAACTATTTGTGTACCAGATATGGTTTATCCAGATAAAGAACATCAAGAGATGACATTTGCCATTGTTGATACATTAAAAGATGTAATTGATATAGTAAAAAAAGAGGCTAGTTAG
- a CDS encoding CPBP family intramembrane glutamic endopeptidase: protein MLAGEITNKKSAWGYIFVFPAYLYYIPTITTFVIYQIMLFNPLLIDVNFATVMLNFSIGLLTTLLLFVLLKDFIIDNIKSFFLKPFSNLVWSCTLGISLMYAMSLLGSLIIVLVLGTDAVETGSSNQQLFEALQSVGPIFMFLQAVIFAPILEELLFRGIIFRSLSNRNIYLAHFISAFSFGLVHVYSYLVAGDLTQLIYMVMYILMGLALSIAYQKKGTIIVPIIIHLLNNGIAFIVSYM, encoded by the coding sequence TTGTTAGCAGGTGAAATTACGAATAAAAAAAGTGCTTGGGGATACATCTTTGTATTCCCAGCATATTTATATTATATTCCAACAATTACTACTTTTGTTATTTATCAAATAATGTTATTTAATCCTTTGTTAATTGATGTTAATTTTGCTACTGTGATGCTTAATTTCTCAATTGGACTATTAACAACACTACTATTATTTGTTCTTTTAAAAGATTTTATTATCGATAACATAAAGTCTTTTTTCTTAAAACCATTTTCTAACTTAGTATGGTCATGTACTCTAGGTATTTCATTAATGTATGCCATGTCTTTACTAGGTAGTTTAATTATTGTTTTAGTACTAGGAACAGATGCTGTTGAAACAGGTAGCTCTAACCAACAATTGTTTGAAGCATTACAAAGTGTAGGTCCAATATTTATGTTTTTACAAGCAGTAATATTTGCACCTATTTTAGAAGAGTTACTATTTAGAGGAATTATTTTTAGATCATTATCTAATAGAAATATATATTTAGCACATTTTATTTCTGCTTTTAGTTTTGGTTTAGTGCATGTTTATAGTTATTTGGTAGCAGGCGATTTAACACAGTTAATTTATATGGTGATGTATATATTAATGGGATTAGCATTAAGTATTGCATATCAAAAAAAAGGAACAATTATTGTTCCAATTATTATTCATTTATTAAATAATGGAATTGCATTTATTGTATCCTATATGTAA
- a CDS encoding CDP-glycerol glycerophosphotransferase family protein, with the protein MIGDCLEVMTYGLSIYAYNLSNQSGILKCGLGKTYPVRDDSYDSKKSEIPEKNSLLDKFIRRLTVSVIAYRKKLLIHFKNAMLKILRRLYPFFNGLIIKDKKTILFISFHGRGYSDNPKALHEYMLENSEFNDFKFVWAIKGCKKKNLDIPNAKQIEYAGLKYLYYLARSKYWISNCKLPAYVYKSKNQVYLQTWHGTPLKRLAHDIIVPEDTTFYRSEISFKEMAATYDNDVSKYNFMISPSAFTTEVFQSAFAINRERLIETGYPRNDCLSNYKEEELDQLKDKYGIPKGKKVVLYAPTWRDNSYNLKGYTFKLEVDFSKWQEILGDEYVVIFKPHYLIISDFDVNAYQGFVYSIDATEDISRLYIVSDILITDYSSVFFDYAILERPIYFYMYDLESYRSELRGFYIDIYKDLPGDIFESEIKMLKDIRDEKYDYNRLEEFNKRFNNCEDGNASKRVIDILMEGK; encoded by the coding sequence ATGATAGGAGATTGTTTAGAAGTTATGACTTATGGGTTGTCGATTTATGCATATAATTTGTCCAATCAATCAGGAATTTTAAAATGCGGATTAGGAAAAACGTATCCAGTAAGAGACGATTCTTATGATTCTAAAAAAAGTGAGATACCTGAAAAAAACAGTTTACTTGATAAATTTATAAGACGATTAACAGTCTCAGTTATTGCATATAGAAAAAAACTTTTAATCCATTTTAAAAACGCTATGTTAAAGATTTTACGAAGACTATATCCTTTTTTTAATGGGTTAATTATTAAAGATAAAAAAACCATTTTATTTATTTCCTTTCATGGTAGAGGATATTCAGATAATCCTAAGGCTTTACACGAATATATGTTAGAAAACTCTGAATTCAACGATTTTAAATTTGTATGGGCAATAAAGGGATGTAAAAAGAAAAATCTAGATATACCCAATGCAAAACAAATAGAATATGCAGGATTAAAATACTTGTATTATCTTGCAAGAAGCAAATATTGGATTAGTAATTGTAAATTACCGGCTTATGTATATAAATCTAAAAATCAAGTATATCTACAAACTTGGCATGGCACTCCTTTAAAAAGATTGGCACACGATATTATAGTACCTGAAGATACTACTTTTTATCGTTCTGAGATATCTTTTAAAGAGATGGCAGCAACATACGATAATGATGTTTCAAAATATAACTTTATGATTTCTCCAAGTGCTTTTACCACTGAAGTGTTTCAAAGCGCATTTGCAATTAATAGAGAAAGATTAATTGAAACTGGTTATCCTCGTAATGACTGCTTATCAAATTACAAAGAAGAAGAATTAGATCAATTAAAAGATAAGTATGGAATTCCCAAAGGTAAAAAAGTGGTTCTATATGCACCAACCTGGAGAGATAATAGTTATAATTTAAAAGGATATACTTTTAAATTAGAAGTTGATTTTTCTAAGTGGCAAGAAATACTAGGAGATGAATATGTAGTTATCTTTAAACCACATTATTTAATTATTAGTGATTTTGATGTAAATGCATATCAAGGATTTGTTTATTCTATTGATGCAACTGAAGATATTAGTAGACTATATATTGTTAGTGATATTTTAATAACTGACTATTCAAGTGTATTCTTTGATTATGCAATACTTGAAAGACCTATTTATTTCTATATGTATGATTTAGAATCATACCGTAGTGAACTAAGAGGATTCTATATTGATATATATAAAGATTTACCAGGAGATATTTTTGAATCAGAAATAAAAATGTTAAAAGATATTCGAGATGAAAAATATGATTATAATCGTTTAGAAGAGTTTAATAAACGTTTTAATAACTGTGAAGATGGTAATGCATCTAAAAGAGTAATTGATATTTTAATGGAAGGGAAATAA
- the tagD gene encoding glycerol-3-phosphate cytidylyltransferase gives MKKVITYGTFDLFHKGHLNILRRAKELGDYLVVAVSSDSFNALKGKKAYYSEEDRVAILEAIKYVDEVILEYTWEQKKEDVIKHDIDIFVMGDDWIGKFDFLNEFCDVVYLPRTEGVSTTKIKKDLGDK, from the coding sequence ATGAAAAAAGTAATAACATATGGCACTTTTGATTTGTTTCACAAAGGTCATTTAAATATTCTTAGGCGAGCTAAAGAATTGGGGGATTATTTGGTTGTGGCTGTTAGTAGTGATAGTTTTAATGCATTGAAAGGTAAAAAAGCTTATTATAGTGAAGAAGATCGTGTGGCAATATTGGAAGCTATCAAATATGTTGATGAAGTAATTTTAGAGTATACTTGGGAACAAAAAAAAGAAGATGTTATAAAACACGATATTGATATTTTTGTCATGGGGGATGATTGGATAGGAAAATTTGATTTTCTGAACGAGTTTTGTGATGTTGTATACTTACCTAGAACGGAAGGGGTATCTACCACAAAAATAAAAAAAGACTTAGGAGACAAGTAA
- the pyrF gene encoding orotidine-5'-phosphate decarboxylase yields the protein MSDSRICIALDFQTKQEVETFLNKFEGESLYVKVGMELFYGEGIEMIKMIKEMGHQIFLDLKLHDIPNTVKSAMKQLAKLDVDMVNVHASGSIAMMKAAMEGLNEGKVGNKRPLCIAVTCLTSLDQDVLEQELLIQKPLDQVVLQWATNARDAGLDGIVCSPLESKLIHDNLGSEFLTVTPGIRLASDSVNDQKRVTTPAMAREMTSSYIVVGRTITGASDPLATYKKVYQDFQGEN from the coding sequence ATGAGTGATAGTAGAATTTGTATTGCTTTAGACTTTCAAACAAAACAAGAAGTAGAAACATTCTTGAATAAGTTTGAAGGAGAATCTTTGTATGTGAAAGTTGGGATGGAACTTTTCTATGGTGAAGGTATTGAAATGATTAAAATGATTAAGGAAATGGGACACCAAATTTTCTTAGATTTAAAACTACATGATATTCCTAATACTGTAAAAAGTGCGATGAAACAATTAGCAAAACTAGATGTAGACATGGTAAATGTTCATGCCTCTGGAAGTATCGCAATGATGAAAGCAGCTATGGAAGGATTAAATGAAGGAAAAGTTGGAAATAAAAGACCTTTATGTATAGCGGTAACATGTTTGACTTCATTAGATCAAGATGTATTAGAACAAGAATTATTAATTCAAAAGCCATTAGACCAAGTTGTATTACAATGGGCTACAAATGCTCGTGATGCTGGATTAGATGGGATAGTATGTTCCCCATTAGAATCAAAATTAATTCATGATAATTTAGGATCAGAATTCTTAACTGTTACACCTGGTATTCGGTTAGCTAGTGATAGTGTAAATGATCAAAAAAGAGTAACTACACCTGCTATGGCTAGAGAAATGACATCAAGTTATATTGTAGTTGGTAGAACAATTACAGGAGCTAGTGATCCATTAGCTACATATAAAAAAGTATATCAAGATTTTCAAGGAGAAAACTAA
- a CDS encoding CDP-glycerol glycerophosphotransferase family protein: MKRNEKILFCILSLLNRIVLFFPIHKNRITFVSLESTELESDLKQIHDQLGSAYDIKKVLIAYKKKTLINNFKYMLNTFIQLYYINTSKVVLISDNNYVISNFKREGVTVIQVWHAAGAIKKFGNCLERNYRIQNYDYVLACSPYWIKPYSEAFGVREDQVKVIGLPRIDHLYDVEFKQQAIHSLTKKYSQIINKKVILYAPTFRGNIYKGFRKLDFDYEEIINQLGDDYVILYKYHPLIVDNDTFDNPNIIDVTKEELYELFMISDMLISDYSSIIFDYSILQKKMIFYVPDLKEYQQTVGQFVDYSTMPGAICRTRDNLVYCILNENNKKTDEFSHLYFQYCDQLNTIRITKWIDELMKEAN, translated from the coding sequence ATGAAGAGAAATGAAAAGATATTATTTTGTATTTTAAGTTTATTAAATAGAATAGTACTTTTCTTTCCTATTCATAAGAATCGTATTACTTTTGTTTCTCTCGAATCAACAGAGCTGGAATCTGATCTAAAACAAATTCATGATCAACTAGGTTCGGCTTATGATATAAAGAAAGTATTAATCGCTTATAAAAAGAAAACACTAATAAACAACTTTAAATATATGTTAAATACTTTTATTCAACTATATTATATTAATACATCTAAGGTAGTCTTAATTAGTGATAATAATTATGTAATAAGTAACTTTAAAAGAGAAGGTGTAACTGTTATTCAAGTATGGCATGCTGCTGGGGCCATTAAAAAGTTTGGTAATTGTTTAGAAAGAAACTATCGTATTCAAAACTATGATTATGTATTAGCTTGTAGTCCCTATTGGATAAAGCCTTATAGTGAAGCATTTGGTGTAAGAGAAGATCAAGTAAAAGTGATAGGATTACCAAGAATAGACCATCTCTATGATGTAGAATTCAAACAACAAGCTATTCATAGCTTAACCAAAAAATACTCTCAAATTATAAATAAGAAAGTGATTTTATATGCTCCTACATTTAGAGGAAATATTTATAAAGGTTTTAGAAAACTAGATTTTGATTATGAAGAAATTATTAATCAATTAGGAGATGATTATGTTATCTTATATAAATATCACCCTTTAATTGTAGATAATGATACATTTGATAATCCTAATATCATTGATGTAACGAAAGAAGAATTATATGAGTTATTTATGATAAGTGATATGCTTATTTCTGATTATTCTTCCATCATATTTGATTATTCTATCTTACAAAAGAAAATGATTTTCTATGTACCAGACCTAAAAGAATATCAACAAACTGTTGGTCAGTTTGTTGACTACAGTACGATGCCTGGTGCTATATGTAGAACAAGAGATAATTTAGTTTATTGTATATTAAATGAGAATAATAAAAAAACAGATGAATTTAGTCATCTGTATTTTCAATACTGTGATCAATTAAATACAATTCGTATTACCAAGTGGATTGACGAACTAATGAAAGAAGCTAACTAG